A stretch of DNA from Nitrospira sp. KM1:
CACATCAAGCCGGTTCACTATCCTTTTCGGGGCTCTTGGACAAAATCCTTGCGGCGCGCACGGCGCCGGATGAAGCAGCTCAAGTGGATCAGAAAAGCAACACAACTCTCTCAGTATTCAGACAGGGAAGACCCATTCATTCGGAGGAATCCTTCATGACGAGATGGCGATCAAAGGAGGTCCCCATGTTGACGAAACACGAGTCTCATTCCATATCAGTCCTGCTCATTGATAGCCACCACAGGGAACGGCGATACTACGCGGACTGTCTCAAGGCGGCTTTTTCCGACTACCATATTGTTGAAGCAGCGACCGGTCAACGGGGAATTGAGCATTTTCAAAGTTCCCCCCAGACTGATTGTGTGGTAGTAGAACTCGATCTCCCGGATATGTCGGGCTATAAGGTGCTCATCGACCTTGTTCCTGTTGCCTCCTCACCCGCTATTCCAGTGATTATCCTCACAAGACTGACGAATCCGTTGCTGTTGGAGCTCGCGATGAAAACTGGTGCGCAAGCCGCGTTTCGAAAAGTCTCAACGTCCGGCGAAATAATCGACTCGGCGATACGGACCGCAGTAGCGGCAGTACCAAGACGGGTCAATTTTTCAGACTTGGGCCAGCGAATTTGCCGGTCTGCGACGTTCACCTGACGGGCACGGATCCTTTGGTCGTTTATGTCGTTTTGGTCGTACGCGTACAGCCTGAGAGAGGCCCCTCCCCTTTTGTCGTGAATGTCGTAACCCCGGTGGGGAGCAAGCTGGGTTCCTGACCACGACAGGGCTCCTATTATGAATGAATGTCAGTCGGGAAGGGAGGGGGAACCTATGGGAGCCGTGCCCTAGCGAGAATCCGGACTGAATATGGCTTCGTTGGTGCAGTGGAAGAATTAATAGGGCGTAAGCGAGAGCGACCCGGATCGATCTCGGAGCAGGCGGTTGAGGAGGGTGAGTACGGGCGTAGCCTTATCTAAATTGAGGGAACCCTGTGCGGCAGAGTGGCGTAACAATCTGAGCGCCTCCTTGGCATATTCTTTTCGTCTCGTGTGATCAGCTTTGTCCGCGGATTTCAACGATTGCTCGAGCAGGAACGTAATATCATGCACGTCACGTTGGGTCTGATCACTCTGTGGCTCGATCGCAGCCTGTTTCAACACATTCTCCATATCGTGGAGTCCCTCTTCACGAGCGGAGGAGACTTCCCCCATCGCATGGGGAGGACATACCAAGAGCACCATCATCACCACGCTAGTAAGCAGTATTTTGGCGATAATGCCGTCCACGTGGGCCTCAAACTCGTTCATAATCGGGGGATTGACTCGTTCCACGGGTGAATAGTCCTTCGTCTGATACTCAAGTTTCAGCATCTGTTGTGCGATCTCGTCTCCCAATGCCGCCGCCTGTAACAGAGTTCTACGAGATTCCCCGGACTCCTGGGGTGTGTCGCGGTGTTTCATGTAACCCCCATCTCTCAGCGATGATTAGCTATCCAGATCCTGCATTTCTCGTATCACGACCGGATTGCCAAGTTGTTAACTGCCGGTTTCCTTTCGGTGCAGCTCCGTCATCCTTGCTGACAAACCATTGGGCTGTGTTCGTCGATCGTGCTCCAGTTTCTCAGTACGACCTAAGATCTGAAGGCCACCTGTCACCTGGGAAATTACAGATCGGCTGGGTCGCCTGGCGGGACAACAGTAGTTTCTTGAACTCCGAAGGACGGAGCATCGATGTCTGCTGGTCGAATGACTCCACTTACCAGTAACAGCATGAGCGCCTTCTGCATGCGCTGGTGCCGTTCACGAAGCAGTCTTCGCCGTGTTATCGGCTCCCCCTCAACCGACGGCTGAACCGGCTGAGCTGAATGTACGGGCATCACCTATCGACCATTCTGCCAAATGGAGTCACTGTCTGCAGCTGGTCGGGCGACACACGTCGTGATGAACCTGACGACTGCTGACAAGTTAGCCCCTCATTCGCACATGATTCTTGTTCGCTCCGGCCGTGAAAGGTTCATTCATACTTACCAAAGTACTGGAGAGTCTCAAACTTCTTTCGTTTATTACACCTTGGCCCTTTTATCCATGTAACCTGCTGCGTGGATCCACAGCCTGCTCACTGGGCGATTTGGGAAAGAATCTCAGCGGGGAATACCGATGGTGGCAGTGACTGGCGTAGAGGTTTCTCTGGCCGATTATGTACGCCGAACAACCTCACCTGGTGAGAAGTTATATAAGCAATGGAAGGGTAAAAATATCAATGCTGACCGCTTAGTGTGGGGAAACCCCCTTACCTCACCGACTATTTAAAAGCCTCCTGACTCTCCTCCTGACTCTATTGTGAGCCGGGCGCCTTGACGGCTGCGTAGCAAAGACAATCACGCGGTGATTCGCTCATGCTGGGATGAACCAGCCACCTTCGGAGTCTGCCTTCCAATTGCATTCCTACACTCTCTAGTAAACGTGCAGATGCGATGTTATCCACGTCACAAACCGCCCAAATCCGATACACCTCGGGATGACTCATGGCCCACCGCACCAAGCCGCCGACAG
This window harbors:
- a CDS encoding response regulator, which encodes MLTKHESHSISVLLIDSHHRERRYYADCLKAAFSDYHIVEAATGQRGIEHFQSSPQTDCVVVELDLPDMSGYKVLIDLVPVASSPAIPVIILTRLTNPLLLELAMKTGAQAAFRKVSTSGEIIDSAIRTAVAAVPRRVNFSDLGQRICRSATFT